In Gossypium raimondii isolate GPD5lz chromosome 12, ASM2569854v1, whole genome shotgun sequence, a single window of DNA contains:
- the LOC105761896 gene encoding uncharacterized protein LOC105761896: protein MDAFRTMLADCHLLDMGYTRNWFSWERGNFLETNIQECLDRGVANEDWMSIFPEAIIQHIPYSFSDHCPLLITTKRKDNERPERSFKFEAWWVLEDSFVEEVRCIWDNSSGDLLQKLERVRKGLDRWASRIRRSRKVKKEVLTSRLIELMESERDDKNLAELSDMKIQLNFEIGKDERYWKQRARVNWLQFGNRNTAFFINK from the coding sequence ATGGATGCATTTCGCACTATGTTGGCAGATTGTCACCTATTGGATATGGGCTATACTAGAAACTGGTTTTCTTGGGAAAGAGGGAATTTTCTGGAAACGAATATTCAAGAATGTTTGGATAGGGGAGTGGCTAACGAGGATTGGATGTCTATATTTCCTGAAGCTATAATTCAACATATTCCGTATTCTTTTTCGGATCATTGTCCACTGCTTATCACTacgaaaagaaaagataatgaACGGCCTGAAAGAAGTTTCAAGTTCGAAGCTTGGTGGGTGTTAGAGGATTCGTTTGTTGAGGAGGTACGATGTATTTGGGATAATTCATCAGGAGATTTGTTGCAAAAGTTGGAAAGGGTAAGAAAAGGTTTGGATAGATGGGCTAGTCGAATTCGGCGAagtagaaaagtaaaaaaggagGTGTTAACTTCTAGATTGATAGAATTGATGGAATCTGAAAGGGATGATAAAAATTTGGCAGAACTCAGTGATATGaaaattcaacttaattttGAGATTGGGAAAGATGAACGATATTGGAAACAGAGGGCGCGAGTGAATTGGTTACAATTTGGGAATAGAAATACTGCTTTCTTCATAAACAAGTGA